In Dethiobacter alkaliphilus AHT 1, the genomic window TGACGGCCAAAGCGGAAAGTACAGAGGAAGCCCAAAAGCTGCTGGACAAGACCGAGGGCAAGCTGCTTACCCGTTTGGGCGAGGCGGTTTTTGGGCGGGACGAGGAAACCATGGCTATGGCGGTGGCACGGCTTTTATGGAAGCGCAACCTTACATTTGCGGCGGCTGAATCATGTACCGGTGGATATCTGTCGCATATCATGACCAATATTGCCGGCAGCTCCGACTATTTTCTGCAGGGACAGGTTACTTACAGTAACCGGGCAAAGACGGACCTGCTGGGAATAAACCCCGTTTTAATCCGTGATTATGGTGCGGTATCTGAAGAAGTGGGCCGGGCTATGGCGGAAAACATCCGCCGTCGTTCAGCCGCCGATGTGGCGGTGGGCATCACCGGCGTGGCCGGTCCCACCGGAGGCAGTGACCAAAAGCCGGTGGGCCTGGTTTTTATTGCTTTGGCAACTCCCCAAGGCGTCTCCTGTAGAAGGTTTAATTTTTTCGGAAACCGGGAGACTATAAAGGAACGGGCGGTGATGGCTGCACTAAACATGCTCCGCCTGTACCTTCTTAATCTAAACGGGTGATTTTTTGAATATTCAGGATCGCCGGCAACTGGTGGCCTTGGTTTTGCTGGCCGTCGTAGGCATGCTGGCTTTTGTCAGTTTATTTAGCAGTTATACCACAGTGATCGATGCTTTTCAGTTGGAAATGGACCTGATGATTTTTGATCATGGTTTTACCGAGTTGTCCATGCCGCCGCTTGGCCTGGTTCGGGCACAGACCCATATGCCTCCTTTAATGTTTAGGGTAACACTGACCAATATTAATCTGGATAAACTGCAGGCGGTTCTGGAGAAAGCGGAGGACCAGGAATACCTGGACGGACTAAAGGACACCACACAGAGACAGATTAACATTTTTCTGGTACGTTTATTGGCTTTAGCTTTTGTGGGAGGTTTGGCCGGTCCTTTTATCTTTGGCGAGCGGGATCGAAAGCGGCTCTTGATCGCCGGCATGATAGGAATGGTGGTGCTGGGCATCCTGCTTGTGTCAGCTTATGCCACCTTTGAGCCCATGGCATTTATGTATCCGGAGTTTGAAGGAATTCTGGAAGCTGCGCCCTGGATGTTTGGCTTGCTGGAAGAAACATTGTTTCGGGTACGGTCGCTGGGCGAGCAACTACAGTTAATTGCAGCTAACATGAGTATCCTTTTTGAGCAGATAGAACGGCTGGAACCGTTGGGTACTGTGGAGGGCGAGCTAAAGGTGGCTCACGTATCGGATCTGCACAACAACCCGGCGGGGATGGATTTTATTAAGCAGGTAGTGAGAACCTTTGACATACATCTGGTTATAGATACCGGCGATATTACCGATTTTGGCACCCAGATTGAGGCGGGTCTGGCCGCTCCCATTGAGTTGTTTGATATACCATATATCTTTATACCCGGAAACCATGATTCGCCCGATGTTGTTAACCGGGTACAGGCTATTGACAATGTGACGGTGCTGGAAGAAGGGCAGATTGAAGTTCTGGGCCTGCGGGTGGCAGGGATTACAGATCCTTCTGCCGGAGATTCGGGCATGGTGGTGCCCGCCGACTATGTTCTGGATGAGTTTGCCGACAGGTTGCAGGCAGTTATTGATGAGGCCGACGAAGCACCTCATGTGGTTACCGCTCATCACCCGCGCATTGCCCGCAGATTTTTGGGCCAGGTTCCGGTGATTTTAACCGGACACTTGCATCAGGTAGATATCACCGAACGGGACGAATCGGTGCTAATTAATGCCGGTACTACCGGGGC contains:
- a CDS encoding metallophosphoesterase family protein, whose amino-acid sequence is MNIQDRRQLVALVLLAVVGMLAFVSLFSSYTTVIDAFQLEMDLMIFDHGFTELSMPPLGLVRAQTHMPPLMFRVTLTNINLDKLQAVLEKAEDQEYLDGLKDTTQRQINIFLVRLLALAFVGGLAGPFIFGERDRKRLLIAGMIGMVVLGILLVSAYATFEPMAFMYPEFEGILEAAPWMFGLLEETLFRVRSLGEQLQLIAANMSILFEQIERLEPLGTVEGELKVAHVSDLHNNPAGMDFIKQVVRTFDIHLVIDTGDITDFGTQIEAGLAAPIELFDIPYIFIPGNHDSPDVVNRVQAIDNVTVLEEGQIEVLGLRVAGITDPSAGDSGMVVPADYVLDEFADRLQAVIDEADEAPHVVTAHHPRIARRFLGQVPVILTGHLHQVDITERDESVLINAGTTGASGIRGLQARQETPFSLVLLHYGRQAEGELYLKAADVIRVFQLQSGFSMERHLFGSVAIDDGELEFEIQEEDTEQETEDIEEP